The stretch of DNA GCCGGACCAGGAGGTGGGCGGCGGATTCGTCGGCGGGCTCTACGGCTTCGCGCGCTACCTCTCGTACGCCGGGTTCATCCTCGTCGTCGGCGGGGCGGCCTTCGTGCTCGGCTGCTGGCCGCGTGGCGCCGGCGTGCGCCCCGTGCAGCGCCTCGTGGTGTCCGGCTGGGTCACGCTCACCGCGTCCACCCTCGTGATGCTGCTGCTCCGCGCGCCCTACACCGGGTCGGGGAAGATCGCCGACGCCTTCGACATGGCCAAGCTCGGCGACGTGCTCCAGACGAAGACGGGAGCCGCGCTGGTCTCACGGCTGCTGCTCCTCGCCGCCGCCGCGCTCTTCATCGCCGTCCTCTTCGGTGCGTACGAAAAGCGAACCGACCCCAAGGAGCGCAGGGACCTCACCTTCGGGCTCGCGATCGGCGGAGGCGTCGTCGCCGTCGGGCTCGGCGCGACCTGGGCCATGGCCGAGCACGCCTCGACCGGCATCCAGGCCGGGATCGCGATGCCCGTGGACGTCGTGCATCTGCTCGCTGTCGCCGCCTGGCTCGGCGGGCTAGCGGCGCTCGTCGTCGCCCTCTACTTCGCGCCGTCGGTCGAGGCAGGGGCGGTGCGGCGCTTCTCGCGCGTGGCGTTCAGCAGCGTCGTCGCCCTGGCCGCGACCGGGCTCTACCAGTCGTGGCGGCAGGTCGGCTCGTGGTCGGCCCTCACCGGTACGTGGTACGGACAGCTGCTCCTCATCAAGGTCGGCCTGGTGGTCGTCCTCGTCGGCGTCGCCTGGATCTCCCGGCGCTGGACGGCGCGGATCGCGGGCCAGGCGGGCGACGTGGCGCCGGAGGCCGCGGCGGCGGCCGTCGTCGAGCAGCGTGCGGAGAAGCACGCGGAGAAGCACGCGGAGAAGCACGCGGCGGCCAAGCGTGTGGAGAAGAAGCCGGTGACGGTGGCCGCCGGGGGCACGGGAGAGGACTCCAAGCGCTCGGCCCAACTCGCCCGCCAGCAGGCCGCCATGACCACCGCCCGCGAGAAGCGGATCCGCGACGCCGACCCGAACCGGTCCGGCCTGCGGCGCTCCGTGCTCGCCGAGGCGGGCGTCGCCGTCGTCCTGCTCGCCGTCACCACGGTCCTCACCTCCACCGAGCCCGGACGCACGGAGGAGGAAGCCGCGGCTTCGAAGACGGCAGCCGCCGCACAGCGGTCAGGTCCGCTCACCCTCAAGATCCCCTTCGACACGGGCTCCGACGACGGCAAGGGCACCGTGCAGCTCGACCTGGACCCGGGCCGCACCGGCAGCAACGAGATGCACATCTTCGTGAAGCGCCCGAACGGCAGCGCCTTCGACATCCCCGAGGTGAAGGTCTCCTTCACCCTCAAGTCGAAGGATGTCGGCCCGCTGCCCGTCGCCCCCGACCGCATCGCCACCGGACACTGGAGCTCGAGCGGGGTGCAGATTCCGATGGCGGGCAAGTGGAAGATCGCGGTGACCGTGCGGACCTCCGACATCGACCAAGTGACCGTGAACAAGAACGCGCAGATCGGCTGAACGGAACCACCATGGCGGACAACGGGATTTCGAGGCGGCGGCTGCTCGGCACCGCCGGCGCCACCGGTCTCGCGCTCGGCGCGGCGGGCGGTGCGGCCGGGTACGCCGCGGCTCCCTCGGACACCCCCGAGAAGGCGGCGTCGCTGGCGTCCCTTGGCGCGGACACGGTCATGTTTCACGGGAAACATCAGCCGGGCATCACCACGCCCGTCCAGTCCCGCGGCCATCTGATCGCCTTCGACCTGTCGGCGGGCGCGGGCCGCAAGGAGGCGGCCGCCCTGCTGCGCCGCTGGTCGGCGACGGCCGAGCGGCTGATGGCGGGCAAGGCCGCGGCGGGGGAGGACACGGATGTCGCCCGCGACGCGGGCCCGTCGTCCCTGACCGTCACCTTCGGGTTCGGCCACAGCTTCTTCGGGCGCACCGGCCTGGAGAAGCAGCGCCCGTCGGCGCTCGACCCGCTGCCGGACTTCTCCTCCGACCACCTCGACAAGGCGCGCAGCGACGGCGACCTGTGGGTGCAGGTCGGGGCGAACGACCCGCTCGTCGCGTTCCACGCGCTGCGCGCGCTCCAGAAGGAGGCGGGGGACGCGGCGCGGGTGCGCTGGCAGATGAACGGCTTCAACCGCTCGCCAGGCGCGACCGCGCACCCCATGACGACCCGCAACCTGATGGGTCAGATCGACGGCACGAACAACCCGAAGCCGTCGGAGGACGACTTCGAACGGCGGATCTACGTGCCCGCCACGGGGGACCCGTCGTGGATGGCAGGCGGCTCGTATGTCGTCGTACGCCGCATCCGGATGCTCCTCGACGACTGGGAGAAGCTCGGTCTCAAGGACCAGGAGGCGGTCATCGGGCGCCACAAGTCGGACGGCTCACCGCTGACCGGCGGCTCGGAGACCACCGAGCCGAAGCTGGAGAAGGCAGGCGCGGACGGCAAGTACGTCATCGCCCTCAATGCCCACGCCCGCATCACCCGGCCCGACCAGAACGGCGGCTCCGCGATGCTGCGCCGCCCGTTCTCGTACCACGACGGCTTCGACAAGGGCGGGGAGCCGGACGCGGGCCTGCTCTTCGTGTGCTGGCAGGCCGACCCGCTGCGCGGCTTCGTGCCGGTGCAGCGCAAGCTCGACCGCGGGGACGCGCTGTCGGAGTTCATCCGGCACGAGGCGAGCGGGCTCTTCGCGGTGCCGGGCGGGGCCGCGAAGGGCGAGTACGTGGGGCAGCGGCTGCTGGAGGGGTAGGGCTGGGTCTCGGTCTCGTTCGTACGTGGGGCGGGTGCCGCTTCGTGAGACGCGGGAGCCGTGCCGTGGACAGGCCATTAGGGTGACGGTATGTCGGCGATGCGCTACACCTATCTCGGCCCCGAGGGCACCTTCACCGAGGCCGCCCTCCGTACGCTCCCGGAAGCGGCCACCAGGGAGCTCATCCCGATGGTGTCCGTGCCGGCCGCACTGGACGCGGTCCGGTCCGGCGACGCGGCGGCCGCGTTGGTGCCGATCGAGAACTCCGTCGAGGGCGGTGTCACGACCACCGTCGACGAGCTCGCCAAGGGCGAGCCGCTGATGATCTACCGCGAGGTCGTCCTGCCGATCGCCTTCGCGCTGCTCGTACGGCCCGGCACGCAGCTCAAGGACATCAAGACGGTGACCGGCCACCCGGTGGCCCAGCCCCAGGTCCGCAACTGGCTCGCCGCGAACCTGCCGGACGCCCTGTGGGAATCGGCGGCCTCGAACGCGGACGGCGCGCGCCTGGTCCAGGAGGGACGCTTCGACGCGGCCTTCGCGGGTGAGTTCGCGGCGGCGACGTACGGCCTTGAGCCGCTGGTCAGCGAGATCCACGACGCGGCGACCGCCGAGACCCGCTTCGTCCTGGTCGGCCGCCCGGCCCGTCCCGCGGCGCCGACCGGCGCGGACAAGACCTCGGTGGTCATCTGGCTCGGCGACGACCACCCCGGCGCCCTGCTCGAACTGCTCCAGGAATTCGCCGTACGCGGCGTCAACCTGATGCGGATCGAATCGCGCCCCACCGGTCAGCGCATCGGCGACTACTGCTTCTCCGTGGACGCCGAGGGCCACATCACGGACCGCCGCGTGGGCGAGGCCCTGATGGGCCTCAAACGGATCTGCCCTCAGGTGCGTTTCCTCGGGTCGTACCCGCGGGCGGGGGTGGCGCCCGGTGACGTCCGGCCGCTGCGGCCCGGCACGACCGATGGCGAGTTCCTTGCGGCGTCGGACTGGCTGACCCAGTGCCAGGACGGCCGGTCCTGAGCGGGAGGCCCGATGAGCCGATCAGCGTGCCGACTGGTCGGGCGAGCGGTCTTACCTGCTGATTTACGTTGTCCACAAAGTTATCCACAGGGCCCGTTCTTGACCTGGGGACAAGTCGACAACGAAGCACGACATGGTCGACAAATCGGCCCACACCCTGCAAGTGCGTCCACAGTCGCGCACGTCACCCCTCGTCCACTCTTTTCCATTGATCAACTCTTTGGAGCGAACCATTTCCACTCGAAAGTGGGTGTGAGGGTGGTTTGGGACGGGAATCCTTCGTCGCGCATGCGGCTTTCGGAACGATCTCTTCCGGCATCCACAGATCTTTCGCACAGCCTGTGGATAACTTTTCGGCAGGGGATATTCCTGTGGACAACCGCGCTCCCAAGTCCCGCTCCATGCAAGGGGATCAGGTCAATGGGGCGAGTCCCCTCTGCCCCATTTCGGGGAATGACACCCTTTTCATTGACCCGGAAGCAGGGGGGCCGGAGCGAGATTCGGCAACTGCTCGACAGGTGCGCGGAAGCCGACCGATGGCCGACTGCTGGCTCATTCTCGTCGAGCCTCTTTCGGGAATTCCCATTCCGGCAAATCGGTCATAACGCTACAGAGTGGATTACCGAGTCGAGAGCCGGAACCGCTCGACGGTAGCCTGGTGGGGTGATTGACCTTCGCCTGCTCCGTGAGGACCCCGACCGTGTTCGCGCCTCCCAGCGCGCCCGTGGAGAGGACGTCGCGCTCGTCGACGCCCTGCTCTCCGCCGACGAGCGGCGCAGGTCGTC from Streptomyces sp. BA2 encodes:
- the efeB gene encoding iron uptake transporter deferrochelatase/peroxidase subunit, with protein sequence MADNGISRRRLLGTAGATGLALGAAGGAAGYAAAPSDTPEKAASLASLGADTVMFHGKHQPGITTPVQSRGHLIAFDLSAGAGRKEAAALLRRWSATAERLMAGKAAAGEDTDVARDAGPSSLTVTFGFGHSFFGRTGLEKQRPSALDPLPDFSSDHLDKARSDGDLWVQVGANDPLVAFHALRALQKEAGDAARVRWQMNGFNRSPGATAHPMTTRNLMGQIDGTNNPKPSEDDFERRIYVPATGDPSWMAGGSYVVVRRIRMLLDDWEKLGLKDQEAVIGRHKSDGSPLTGGSETTEPKLEKAGADGKYVIALNAHARITRPDQNGGSAMLRRPFSYHDGFDKGGEPDAGLLFVCWQADPLRGFVPVQRKLDRGDALSEFIRHEASGLFAVPGGAAKGEYVGQRLLEG
- the pheA gene encoding prephenate dehydratase; amino-acid sequence: MSAMRYTYLGPEGTFTEAALRTLPEAATRELIPMVSVPAALDAVRSGDAAAALVPIENSVEGGVTTTVDELAKGEPLMIYREVVLPIAFALLVRPGTQLKDIKTVTGHPVAQPQVRNWLAANLPDALWESAASNADGARLVQEGRFDAAFAGEFAAATYGLEPLVSEIHDAATAETRFVLVGRPARPAAPTGADKTSVVIWLGDDHPGALLELLQEFAVRGVNLMRIESRPTGQRIGDYCFSVDAEGHITDRRVGEALMGLKRICPQVRFLGSYPRAGVAPGDVRPLRPGTTDGEFLAASDWLTQCQDGRS
- a CDS encoding copper resistance CopC/CopD family protein yields the protein MQTIAPRCGARSGAAARFGITPGVGRLLLVVAVFLGALLATAAPASAHAALTGSDPKQGAVVDTAPARVSLTFSEKVAMSDGSVRVLDPAGKRVDTGKTSDLGANTYGVKLHKGLPDGTFTVAYQVVSADSHPISGAFTFSVGAPSDTKVALPDQEVGGGFVGGLYGFARYLSYAGFILVVGGAAFVLGCWPRGAGVRPVQRLVVSGWVTLTASTLVMLLLRAPYTGSGKIADAFDMAKLGDVLQTKTGAALVSRLLLLAAAALFIAVLFGAYEKRTDPKERRDLTFGLAIGGGVVAVGLGATWAMAEHASTGIQAGIAMPVDVVHLLAVAAWLGGLAALVVALYFAPSVEAGAVRRFSRVAFSSVVALAATGLYQSWRQVGSWSALTGTWYGQLLLIKVGLVVVLVGVAWISRRWTARIAGQAGDVAPEAAAAAVVEQRAEKHAEKHAEKHAAAKRVEKKPVTVAAGGTGEDSKRSAQLARQQAAMTTAREKRIRDADPNRSGLRRSVLAEAGVAVVLLAVTTVLTSTEPGRTEEEAAASKTAAAAQRSGPLTLKIPFDTGSDDGKGTVQLDLDPGRTGSNEMHIFVKRPNGSAFDIPEVKVSFTLKSKDVGPLPVAPDRIATGHWSSSGVQIPMAGKWKIAVTVRTSDIDQVTVNKNAQIG